The Streptomyces racemochromogenes DNA segment CCACCCCGACCGGGTGGAGCGCACCCTCGACGAGCACGCCGAGATCCTGGACGCCCTGCGCGCCGGGGACGCGGAGGCGGCCGCCGCCGCCGTACGCGGCCACGTGGGCCGGGTCGGCGCCCTGGTGCGGGGCGGCGGTGAGGTCCGGTGAACGCCGAGCCGCCCGGCGGACGGGGAGCCGTCGCCGTCTGGTGCATCGGCGTCGCCGTCTACTTCGTCGCCGTCATCTTCCGCACCAGCCTGGGCGTCGCCGGCCTGGAGGCGGCGGACCGCTTCCACGTCAACGCCTCCGCCCTGTCCGTCTTCTCCCTGCTCCAGCTGCTGGTCTACGCCGGCATGCAGGTCCCCGTCGGCCTGATGGTCGACCGGCTCGGCACCAAGAAGGTGCTCACGCTGGGCGCCGTCCTCTTCACCGCCGGGCAGGTCGGCTTCGCCCTCTCCCCCTCGTACGGCATGGCGCTGGCCGCCCGCGCCCTGCTGGGCTGCGGCGACGCGATGACCTTCATATCCGTGCTCCGGCTCGGCACCCGCTGGTTCCCCGCCCGGCGCGGACCGCTGATGGCGCAGCTGGCCGGGCTCGTGGGGATGGCGGGCAACCTGGTCTCCACCCTGGTGCTGGCGCCCGTCCTGCACGGCCTGGGCTGGGTGCCGGCCTTCGCGGGCAGCGCGGTCGCGGGGCTGATCGTCCTCGTCCCGCTCGTGCTGTTCCTGCGCGACCACCCCGAGGGGCACGAGCCGCCACCCGTGCCGCGGGGCGCGGGGGGCTTCGTACGCCGTCAGATCCGGGACTCCTGGCACGAGCCCGGCACCCGGCTCGGCCTGTGGGTGCACTTCACCACCCAGTTCCCCGCGATGGTCTTCCTGCTGCTGTGGGGCATGCCGTTCCTGGTCGAGGCGCAGGGGCTGCCGCGGACCACCGCGGGCGGGCTGCTCACCCTGGTGGTCGCCGCGAACATGGGCTTCGGCCTGGTCTACGGGCAGCTCATCGGCCGCCGCCCGGGCGCCCGGCTGCCGCTCGCGCTGGGCACGGTCGGCGTCACCGCGCTGCTGTGGGCCTCCGTCCTGGCGTACCCGGGCGGGCGGGCCCCGATGTGGCTGCTGGTCACGCTGTGCGTGGTGCTCGGCACCTGCGGGCCCGCCTCGATGATCGGCTTCGACTTCGCCCGGCCCGCGAACCCGGCCGAACGGCAGGGCACCGCGTCCGGCATCACCAACATGGGCGGCTTCCTCGCCTCCATGACCACCCTGCTGGCGGTCGGCGTCCTGCTCGACGCCACCGGGGACGACTACCGGACCGCCTTCTCGTCGGTGTTCGTGGTGGAACTGCTGGGCCTGACCCAGGTCCTGCGGCTGGCGCCCCGCGCCCTGGCCCGCGAACGCGAGGCGCTCCCCGCCACCGCGGCCGCCGGGAGCGGCCCCCGGCAGGCCGCACGTCCCGCGCCCCGCTGACCGGCCGGGCGGCCGGTCGGCCGGTGCGTCGGCCGGCCCCGGGCCGGCGGCGCTACGGCGTCACGGCGAACGCGCCGAGGATGGCGGCGGCCAGCTCGGCGTCGCCCTCCACCTTGACCCGGTCGGCGACCGTGCGCGGCCGGACCCGGCCCGCGGCCAGCCGTACGTACGTCTCCCAGTCCATGGCCAGCGACACGTCCGGGCCCAGCGAGGGCGTCTTGTCGAGGGTGGCCCGGCCCGCCGCGTCCACCCGTACCGTGCGCAGGAACTCCACCGGTCCGTGCACGTCGATGACCACGGCCGTGTTCGGCGGGGCGCCCGCGCCCTTCGCCACCACCTTCGGCAGCCCGCCGAGGAGCATGTCCCGCGCCACGAACGCGCCCGGCGAGTCCCAGTTCCCCGGAACGCCCAGGGCCGCCCGCAGGTCCTGCTCGTGGATCCAGGTGTCGAAGGCGCGCAGCCGCAGCGCGAACTCCAGCGTGATCTGGTTGCCCTGCGGCCCGCGCACCATCGTGGTGGCCGGATCCCGCTTCTCGTTGCGGAGCTGACGCTGGCGGCGGATGACGGTGTACTCCAGCTCGGAGGTCATCTCGGGGGCGGTGTGGTGGCGCCGGACGTCAACCGGCACCTCCATGTAGCGGGTGAACTCGTCCACCACGTGCCGCAGGTCCCGCGGGAGGGTGTGGATCGGCCGCGGGTCGCCGAGCTGTTCCAGCTCGAGGCCGATGAGGTGGGAGACGATGTCGCGCACTGACCAGCCGGGGCAGGGGGTCGGCAGGTTCCACTGGGCCTCCGGGAGGGGGAGGACCAGCTCGGTTATCGCCTCGATGGAGTGGGTCCACGCGTCGGCATAGGGCTCAAGGGTGGGATGGACGGTCAACGGGACCCCTCGCTGGCTGTTCAGTGGCGCGTTGTGGACTATTCCCAAAACTACGCTGCCGATGAGCACCCCGACAGCGCTTTCGTGTGACGATCGTAGGCCTTGAGTTGACCGGCTGACATGCCAGGACGGTGGTAGTGTGCGCGCCTCTCTGATCCAAATCGCCGTGAACGACGGGGAGTCGGTGGCTTCCCGGCGGCAGCGTGCCGCCGAACTCGTCAGGGAGCAGAGCGGCTCCGATCTGGTCGTGCTGCCCGAACTGTGGACGGTGGGCGCCTTCGCCTACGAGCAGTTCGAGACGGAGGCCGAACCGCTGGACGGCCCGACCTTCGAGATCATGTCCAAGGCGGCCTCCGACGCCGGGGTCTGGCTGCACGCGGGCTCGGTCGTGGAGCGCGCCGGCGACGGCTCCCTCTACAACACCGCCCTCGTGCTGTCCCCGTCCGGGGAGCTCGCCGCGACCTACCGCAAGATCCACCGCTTCGGCTTCGACCAGGGCGAGGCGGTGCTGATGTCCGCCGGCGACTCCCTGACCACGGTGGTCCTGCCGGAGCAGACCCTCGGCCTCGCCACCTGCTACGACCTGCGCTTCCCCGAGCTGTTCCGCGGACTCGTCGACGCCGGCGCCACCACCATGGTCGTCTCCGCGGGCTGGCCGGCCCGGCGGCGCGAACACTGGACGCTGCTGAACCGGGCGCGGGCGGTGGAGGACCAGTCGTACGTACTGGCCTGCGCGACGGCCGGCACGCACGCGGGCGTCGAACAGGCCGGGCACAGCCTGGTGGTGGACCCGTGGGGCGAGGTCCTCGCGGAGGCGGGCCCCGGCGAGGCCGTCCTGACGGTGGACCTGGATCCCGCGAAGGTCGCCGAGACCCGCGAGCAGTTCCCGGCCCTCAAGGACCGCACCCTGGGCCGTCCCTAGCCGTCCGGGGGCTCCGTCCTCACCCGCCGGGGCCCCCGCCCTCCCCGCCCTCCCCGTCCTCCCGTTCCTTTTCGGCCATTCTGATCACGCAGACGGCGAGTGCCACCAGCAGCGCCGCGTCCGCGTCCTCGCGGACCACGTCGACGGCGTACGTCTCGCGGATCCGGTACCACTGGCGGGAGACCAGCGCGAGCAGCTCGCCCTCGTACTCGACCTTGAACTCGCGTTCCAGGATCCGCCCGCTGACGTCGAGTTCGGTGCCCTCGGCCATGGTCACGCGGAAGTGGTTGCGCAGCAGGGAGAGCCGCTTGCGCCGGATCACCGCGAGCCGGACCCCGTCCCGCTCCAGGGTCATCGCGTCCCGCAGGGTGAAGAGCTTCTCCCGCAGCGTCAGCAGGACCCGCCCCTCGGGGTCCTCCAGTTCGAGGGTGTCGCGGAAGCGGAGCGCCTTCCCGTCGACGAGGAAGGCGTGCCGGCCGTCCTCGTCCTCGATCCAGTAGTCGTCCCCGATGGCCAGCACTTTGTCCCGAACGAGGTATTTCATACCGTGATCGTTGCCCGGGATAGCGTGGCCCCATGCCCACGAAGCCCCGCACCCGCCTCCTCTACGTGAGCGACCTCGCCTACCCGGCGCGCGGCCGCCGCTACTGCGACGAGGACATATTCCTCACCGCCCGCCTGCGCGAGCACTTCGACCTGGCCCTGTGCCACCCGCTGGACGCGCGGGCCCTCATGCCGGGCTTCGACGCCGTCGTCGTCCGCAACAGCGGCCCGGTCCTGGGATACCAGCAGGCGTACGACGAGTTCCGCGCCGCCGCCCTCGCCGCCGGGACCCCCGTCTACAACCCGCTCACCGGCCGCGCCGACATGGCCGGCAAGCAGTACCTCCTCGACCTCACCGCCGCCGGCTACCCGGTGATCCCCACCGTGGACGACCCGGCCGACCTGCACCTGCTGCCGCCCGCCGACACGTACGCGGTCAAGCCCAAGCAGGGCGCCGACTCCATCGGCCTCACCTTCACCGCCACCCCGTCGGGCCCGGCGGGGGAGATCCTGATCCAGCCGCGGATCGACTTCGCGTACGAGGTGTCCTTCTACTTCGTCGACGACGCCTTCCAGTACGCCCTGCACGCCCCGGACCCGGCCCGCCGCTGGGAGCTCACCCCGTACGAGCCGACCGCCGAGGACCTGGCCTTCGCCCGCCGCTTCGTCGACTGGAACACCCTCGACCACGGCATCCAGCGCGTGGACGCCTGCCGCGCCCCCTCGGGCGAGCTCCTCCTGGTCGAACTGGAGGACCTCAACCCGTACCTCTCCCTGACCCTCCTCCCGGAACCCACCCGCACATCCTTCGTGAACGCCCTGACCCACTCGCTGCGCGCCTTCACCGGCGCCTCCTAGAGCCTGCTGGTGTCGAGCTGCGTGGCTCGCCGCGCGGGCAACCCGTGTGTCGGGGCGTCGGCGTTGGCCGGAGCGGTTGACCAGTACGTGACGGGAACAGACCCGGAGCCCGTACCGGCAGCCGGCATCGGTCGAGCGCGCCCAGGGAGGGCCTCAGTCACCGACCTGGTGTTCCACGCGGTGGCGGATGTACCCGTCCGGATGGGACCGGGCTATCGCCACGGCCGCGTCCACCAGGTCGTGCAGCTCCGGCGGATATGCCGACTTTCCAAGCGGCAGGCCCGGCAGGATGCAGCGCCGGACGTCCAGGTGCTCGTTGCTCACGAACTCGCGTAGCGCGGTTTCGTACCACTCGGCCACCACGGCCGGGGCGTCGTCGGGCTCCGCCGGACCGGTGGCTGTGGGGTGTTCCGCCCGTACGGTGGGCATGCGCAGGGGTAGAGCCGACC contains these protein-coding regions:
- a CDS encoding MFS transporter is translated as MNAEPPGGRGAVAVWCIGVAVYFVAVIFRTSLGVAGLEAADRFHVNASALSVFSLLQLLVYAGMQVPVGLMVDRLGTKKVLTLGAVLFTAGQVGFALSPSYGMALAARALLGCGDAMTFISVLRLGTRWFPARRGPLMAQLAGLVGMAGNLVSTLVLAPVLHGLGWVPAFAGSAVAGLIVLVPLVLFLRDHPEGHEPPPVPRGAGGFVRRQIRDSWHEPGTRLGLWVHFTTQFPAMVFLLLWGMPFLVEAQGLPRTTAGGLLTLVVAANMGFGLVYGQLIGRRPGARLPLALGTVGVTALLWASVLAYPGGRAPMWLLVTLCVVLGTCGPASMIGFDFARPANPAERQGTASGITNMGGFLASMTTLLAVGVLLDATGDDYRTAFSSVFVVELLGLTQVLRLAPRALAREREALPATAAAGSGPRQAARPAPR
- a CDS encoding maleylpyruvate isomerase family mycothiol-dependent enzyme, with amino-acid sequence MTVHPTLEPYADAWTHSIEAITELVLPLPEAQWNLPTPCPGWSVRDIVSHLIGLELEQLGDPRPIHTLPRDLRHVVDEFTRYMEVPVDVRRHHTAPEMTSELEYTVIRRQRQLRNEKRDPATTMVRGPQGNQITLEFALRLRAFDTWIHEQDLRAALGVPGNWDSPGAFVARDMLLGGLPKVVAKGAGAPPNTAVVIDVHGPVEFLRTVRVDAAGRATLDKTPSLGPDVSLAMDWETYVRLAAGRVRPRTVADRVKVEGDAELAAAILGAFAVTP
- a CDS encoding carbon-nitrogen family hydrolase produces the protein MRASLIQIAVNDGESVASRRQRAAELVREQSGSDLVVLPELWTVGAFAYEQFETEAEPLDGPTFEIMSKAASDAGVWLHAGSVVERAGDGSLYNTALVLSPSGELAATYRKIHRFGFDQGEAVLMSAGDSLTTVVLPEQTLGLATCYDLRFPELFRGLVDAGATTMVVSAGWPARRREHWTLLNRARAVEDQSYVLACATAGTHAGVEQAGHSLVVDPWGEVLAEAGPGEAVLTVDLDPAKVAETREQFPALKDRTLGRP
- a CDS encoding LURP-one-related/scramblase family protein translates to MKYLVRDKVLAIGDDYWIEDEDGRHAFLVDGKALRFRDTLELEDPEGRVLLTLREKLFTLRDAMTLERDGVRLAVIRRKRLSLLRNHFRVTMAEGTELDVSGRILEREFKVEYEGELLALVSRQWYRIRETYAVDVVREDADAALLVALAVCVIRMAEKEREDGEGGEGGGPGG